The proteins below are encoded in one region of Antennarius striatus isolate MH-2024 chromosome 7, ASM4005453v1, whole genome shotgun sequence:
- the cp gene encoding ceruloplasmin isoform X2 → MYGFVLKIVLLMCCAAVYVSGMRREYFLKIEEVFWDYAPSGMNLIQDRPLQEDESASVFLAPNPQRIGSTYKKAMYKQYSDATYGKEIVKPEWLGYLGPLLSAEQGDTVVVHLRNEADRRYSIHSHGMNYSKSSEGALYPDGTGPELKHDDAVAPNSMVTYEWTVPESHGPTPKDADCLTRFYHSHVNTPKDIYSGLLGPLIICKRGTLDSHDNRLGDYMFALLFMVSDENFSWYLDDNIKKYVKNPEENLKEDKDFIESNKMHGINGLLYGNLSGLSMCQGSKIHWHLFALGNEVDMHSVHFHGQILTAQNHHTDTVSLFPGSSVTAEMVADNPGRWLLTCTVNDHLDAGMQAIFEIKKCYPNVHKPRPHGEVREYFIAAEEEIWDYAPKLPDDSEAQKFVTKGPNRIGSRYKKVRYVEYLGDNFMTKMLRAPEELHLGILGPVLRAEEKDTIRVVFKNNAHQPFSMQPHGVQYSVEQDGTLYHNELEESHTEKTLRELKKEPRVVTPLPAAMVQPGKVHTYEWTVPVGAGPVEGEADCLTYMYYSGVDPIKDTNSGLVGPLLVCRPGSLAKGAQKHYNKEFHLMATVFDENLSWYLDDNIKDFTTAPATVDKDDETFQDSNMMHAINGFIYSNLPNLTMCKGDKVSWHLSGLGSENDINSLYFQGNRFIYRQNRRDSISVLPHISHTVTMEPDTIGHFEVVSPMVKNYNGGMRANYTVDRCCRFDSNWETMIHSKTYYIAAMETDWDYSPNRTWEEEMFRGQENPATEFLDKEGGFIGSRYKKVVYRQFTNDKFTTPMERTPDMEHLGIMGPMIHVNVGVKVKVVFKNMAFRPYSIHAHGVKTLTSEVYQTKPGETHTYDWYITKNTGPTTNQEGCSVSAYYSTVDVVKDLYSGLVGPLVICSSTWSRMLNLREKVEEFALLFLVFDENESWYLDQNIEKHIQNPPAELKENETFIESNKMHAINGYMYANLNGLNMKAGDKIYWHLIGMGNNVDLHTVHWHGHSVEYKLGGDPHRTDVFDLFPATFQTVKMRPLYPGSWLLHCHVTDHIKGGMEAIYTVTEKKKKKTIFG, encoded by the exons ATGTATGGGTTCGTGTTAAAGATAGTGTTGCTGATGTGTTGTGCAGCGGTATATGTGTCTGGGATGAGGAGGGAGTACTTCCTCAAGATAGAAGAGGTGTTTTGGGACTACGCACCGAGTGGGATGAACCTCATTCAGGATCGCCCACTGCAGGAGGACGA AAGTGCCTCAGTCTTCTTAGCCCCGAATCCCCAGCGAATTGGCTCCACCTACAAAAAGGCTATGTATAAGCAATACAGCGACGCCACCTATGGGAAAGAAATAGTGAAACCAGAGTGGCTGGGCTACCTGGGACCCCTGTTGTCTGCTGAGCAGGGCGACACGGTGGTGGTCCACCTGAGAAACGAGGCAGACAGACGTTACAGCATCCACTCACATGGAATGAACTACAGCAAGAGCAGTGAGG GAGCCTTATACCCTGATGGCACTGGTCCAGAGCTGAAGCATGATGACGCAGTGGCTCCGAATTCAATGGTAACATATGAGTGGACCGTACCCGAAAGCCATGGTCCGACACCAAAGGACGCCGATTGCCTGACCAGATTTTATCACTCCCACGTCAACACGCCAAAGGACATTTACTCAGGATTGTTAGGACCCCTCATCATCTGTAAGAGAG GAACTTTGGATTCACATGATAACAGGCTAGGAGACTATATGTTTGCTCTGCTGTTCATGGTGTCGGACGAGAACTTCAGCTGGTACCTGGACGACAACATCAAAAAGTATGTTAAGAATCCTGAGGAGAACCTGAAGGAGGACAAAGATTTCATTGAAAGCAACAAAATGCATG GTATAAATGGTTTATTGTACGGTAATCTGTCTGGACTGAGCATGTGTCAAGGCAGCAAGATCCACTGGCATTTGTTTGCCCTAGGCAATGAG GTGGACATGCATTCAGTCCATTTCCATGGTCAGATCCTGACCGCACAGAACCACCACACAGACACTGTGAGTCTCTTCCCCGGCTCCAGCGTCACCGCTGAAATGGTAGCCGACAACCCCGGACGCTGGCTGCTGACGTGCACCGTAAACGACCATTTAGATG CTGGAATGCAGGCGATATTTGAGATCAAAAAGTGTTACCCCAACGTCCACAAACCTCGACCCCACGGTGAGGTCAGAGAGTACTTCATAGCTGCTGAAGAAGAGATCTGGGATTATGCTCCAAAGCTGCCTGATGATAg TGAAGCTCAAAAATTTGTTACTAAAGGCCCAAACCGGATCGGAAGCAGATATAAGAAGGTTCGCTATGTGGAATACCTTGGGGACAATTTCATGACAAAGATGCTGCGCGCCCCAGAGGAGTTACATCTTGGAATTCTGG gtCCTGTGCTGCGAGCCGAGGAAAAGGACACCATCAGGGTGGTGTTTAAGAACAACGCACACCAACCCTTCAGCATGCAACCGCATGGCGTCCAGTACAGCGTGGAACAGGATGGGACTCTCTACCACAATGAACTGGAAG AGTCCCACACAGAGAAAACGCTGCGTGAGCTGAAGAAGGAACCAA GAGTGGTGACCCCTCTCCCAGCTGCCATGGTCCAACCCGGGAAGGTTCACACCTACGAGTGGACGGTGCCAGTGGGTGCTGGTCCAGTAGAAGGGGAGGCCGACTGTCTCACCTATATGTACTACTCTGGAGTGGACCCCATAAAAGACACCAATTCTGGACTGGTTGGACCGCTCCTCGTCTGTAGACCTGGATCTCTGGCGAAAGGAGCACAG AAACACTATAATAAAGAGTTCCACCTCATGGCCACAGTGTTTGATGAGAACCTCAGCTGGTATCTGGATGACAACATTAAGGACTTCACCACTGCTCCTGCTACTGTTGACAAGGATGATGAGACGTTTCAAGACAGCAACATGATGCACG CCATCAATGGGTTCATTTACAGTAACCTCCCGAATCTAACGATGTGTAAAGGGGATAAAGTATCGTGGCACCTGTCGGGTTTAGGGTCAGAGAACGACATCAATAGTCTGTACTTCCAGGGAAACCGCTTCATCTACCGCCAGAACAGACGTGACTCCATCAGCGTCTTGCCTCACATCTCACACACCGTCACCATGGAGCCGGACACCATTG GTCATTTTGAAGTTGTCTCACCCATGGTGAAGAATTACAACGGTGGAATGAGAGCTAACTACACGGTAGACAGGTGCTGCCGCTTCGACAGTAACTGGGAGACCATGATCCACTCAAAAACCTACTACATCGCTGCCATGGAAACGGACTGGGACTACTCTCCAAACCGCACCTGGGAAGAAGAGATGTTCCGCGGCCAGGAGAA TCCTGCTACTGAGTTCCTGGACAAGGAGGGTGGGTTTATAGGCTCTCGCTATAAAAAGGTGGTCTACCGCCAGTTCACCAATGATAAGTTCACCACGCCGATGGAGAGAACACCTGATATGGAACACCTCGGCATTATGG GTCCGATGATTCACGTCAATGTGGGAGTCAAGGTCAAGGTGGTTTTTAAAAACATGGCATTCAGGCCCTATTCCATCCACGCCCACGGCGTCAAAACACTCACATCTGAGGTCTACCAGACCAAACCAG gtgagactcacACCTACGATTGGTACATCACAAAAAACACAGGACCCACCACAAATCAAGAGGGGTGCTCTGTGTCGGCGTACTACTCCACTGTTGATGTTGTCAAG GACCTATACAGTGGTCTAGTTGGCCCATTGGTGATTTGTAGCTCTACTTGGTCACG TATGTTAAATCTGAGGGAGAAAGTTGAAGAGTTTGCGCTGCTTTTCCTGGTTTTTGATGAGAACGAGAGCTG GTATCTGGatcaaaatattgaaaaacACATCCAGAACCCTCCTGCAgagctgaaagaaaatgaaactttcATAGAGAGCAACAAGATGCACG CCATTAACGGGTACATGTATGCAAACCTGAATGGACTGAACATGAAGGCGGGAGATAAAATCTACTGGCACCTGATAGGAATGGGCAATAATGTGGACTTACACACCGTACACTGGCATGGGCACAGCGTGGAATATAAa CTGGGTGGAGATCCGCATCGCACTGATGTGTTTGATCTGTTTCCAGCCACCTTCCAG ACAGTAAAGATGCGTCCTCTGTATCCTGGTTCCTGGCTCCTCCACTGCCACGTCACTGATCATATTAAAGGAGGCATGGAGGCGATCTACACTGTTACTGAAAAGA aaaagaagaagacaatctTTGGCTGA
- the tm4sf18 gene encoding transmembrane 4 L6 family member 1 translates to MCCSVGFARSLGLALLPLSLCSILVNLLLLFPMGDTTYVQQDRLASYIWLFGGLAGGGLLMLIPAVVFITLGKCRCCWNESLTMCGSVLAAVIGLMGAVYCFIISGFTLLQGPQCFTSYGWSYPFADQKGRYLFQPETWSRCLQPLGIVEWNVTLLFVLLCVAVLEFIICLLQLGNGVVNAICRPCCYKQEYSLNA, encoded by the exons ATGTGTTGTTCGGTGGGTTTCGCCCGGTCTCTGGGTCTGGCCCTGTTGCCTCTTTCCCTCTGTTCTATCCTGGtcaacctgctgctgctgtttccaaTGGGAGACACTACCTACGTCCAGCAGGACCGCCTGGCCAGCTACATCTGGCTGTTTGGTGGACTAGCAGGAGGAGGACTGCTG ATGCTGATTCCAGCTGTGGTCTTCATCACTTTGGGGAAATGCAGATGCTGCTGGAATGAGAGCCTAACG atgTGTGGATCCGTGTTGGCGGCTGTGATTGGTCTGATGGGTGCTGTCTACTGTTTCATCATATCAGGGTTCACCTTACTGCAGGGTCCCCAGTGTTTCACCTCATATGGATGGTCATACCCATTTGCAGACCAGAAGGGCAG gtATCTCTTCCAACCAGAGACTTGGTCACGTTGTCTTCAGCCGCTTGGTATCGTCGAATGGAATGTGACTCTGCTGTTTGTGTTATTGTGCGTGGCTGTGCTGGAGTTCATCATCTGTCTCTTACAGCTGGGGAACGGTGTAGTCAACGCCATCTGCCGGCCCTGTTGCTACAAGCAGGAGTATAGCCTCAATGCTTAA
- the cp gene encoding ceruloplasmin isoform X1, producing the protein MYGFVLKIVLLMCCAAVYVSGMRREYFLKIEEVFWDYAPSGMNLIQDRPLQEDESASVFLAPNPQRIGSTYKKAMYKQYSDATYGKEIVKPEWLGYLGPLLSAEQGDTVVVHLRNEADRRYSIHSHGMNYSKSSEGALYPDGTGPELKHDDAVAPNSMVTYEWTVPESHGPTPKDADCLTRFYHSHVNTPKDIYSGLLGPLIICKRGTLDSHDNRLGDYMFALLFMVSDENFSWYLDDNIKKYVKNPEENLKEDKDFIESNKMHGINGLLYGNLSGLSMCQGSKIHWHLFALGNEVDMHSVHFHGQILTAQNHHTDTVSLFPGSSVTAEMVADNPGRWLLTCTVNDHLDAGMQAIFEIKKCYPNVHKPRPHGEVREYFIAAEEEIWDYAPKLPDDSEAQKFVTKGPNRIGSRYKKVRYVEYLGDNFMTKMLRAPEELHLGILGPVLRAEEKDTIRVVFKNNAHQPFSMQPHGVQYSVEQDGTLYHNELEESHTEKTLRELKKEPSELNPEFLVFAITKLFQFYINNSLPLYKCLHLGVVTPLPAAMVQPGKVHTYEWTVPVGAGPVEGEADCLTYMYYSGVDPIKDTNSGLVGPLLVCRPGSLAKGAQKHYNKEFHLMATVFDENLSWYLDDNIKDFTTAPATVDKDDETFQDSNMMHAINGFIYSNLPNLTMCKGDKVSWHLSGLGSENDINSLYFQGNRFIYRQNRRDSISVLPHISHTVTMEPDTIGHFEVVSPMVKNYNGGMRANYTVDRCCRFDSNWETMIHSKTYYIAAMETDWDYSPNRTWEEEMFRGQENPATEFLDKEGGFIGSRYKKVVYRQFTNDKFTTPMERTPDMEHLGIMGPMIHVNVGVKVKVVFKNMAFRPYSIHAHGVKTLTSEVYQTKPGETHTYDWYITKNTGPTTNQEGCSVSAYYSTVDVVKDLYSGLVGPLVICSSTWSRMLNLREKVEEFALLFLVFDENESWYLDQNIEKHIQNPPAELKENETFIESNKMHAINGYMYANLNGLNMKAGDKIYWHLIGMGNNVDLHTVHWHGHSVEYKLGGDPHRTDVFDLFPATFQTVKMRPLYPGSWLLHCHVTDHIKGGMEAIYTVTEKKKKKTIFG; encoded by the exons ATGTATGGGTTCGTGTTAAAGATAGTGTTGCTGATGTGTTGTGCAGCGGTATATGTGTCTGGGATGAGGAGGGAGTACTTCCTCAAGATAGAAGAGGTGTTTTGGGACTACGCACCGAGTGGGATGAACCTCATTCAGGATCGCCCACTGCAGGAGGACGA AAGTGCCTCAGTCTTCTTAGCCCCGAATCCCCAGCGAATTGGCTCCACCTACAAAAAGGCTATGTATAAGCAATACAGCGACGCCACCTATGGGAAAGAAATAGTGAAACCAGAGTGGCTGGGCTACCTGGGACCCCTGTTGTCTGCTGAGCAGGGCGACACGGTGGTGGTCCACCTGAGAAACGAGGCAGACAGACGTTACAGCATCCACTCACATGGAATGAACTACAGCAAGAGCAGTGAGG GAGCCTTATACCCTGATGGCACTGGTCCAGAGCTGAAGCATGATGACGCAGTGGCTCCGAATTCAATGGTAACATATGAGTGGACCGTACCCGAAAGCCATGGTCCGACACCAAAGGACGCCGATTGCCTGACCAGATTTTATCACTCCCACGTCAACACGCCAAAGGACATTTACTCAGGATTGTTAGGACCCCTCATCATCTGTAAGAGAG GAACTTTGGATTCACATGATAACAGGCTAGGAGACTATATGTTTGCTCTGCTGTTCATGGTGTCGGACGAGAACTTCAGCTGGTACCTGGACGACAACATCAAAAAGTATGTTAAGAATCCTGAGGAGAACCTGAAGGAGGACAAAGATTTCATTGAAAGCAACAAAATGCATG GTATAAATGGTTTATTGTACGGTAATCTGTCTGGACTGAGCATGTGTCAAGGCAGCAAGATCCACTGGCATTTGTTTGCCCTAGGCAATGAG GTGGACATGCATTCAGTCCATTTCCATGGTCAGATCCTGACCGCACAGAACCACCACACAGACACTGTGAGTCTCTTCCCCGGCTCCAGCGTCACCGCTGAAATGGTAGCCGACAACCCCGGACGCTGGCTGCTGACGTGCACCGTAAACGACCATTTAGATG CTGGAATGCAGGCGATATTTGAGATCAAAAAGTGTTACCCCAACGTCCACAAACCTCGACCCCACGGTGAGGTCAGAGAGTACTTCATAGCTGCTGAAGAAGAGATCTGGGATTATGCTCCAAAGCTGCCTGATGATAg TGAAGCTCAAAAATTTGTTACTAAAGGCCCAAACCGGATCGGAAGCAGATATAAGAAGGTTCGCTATGTGGAATACCTTGGGGACAATTTCATGACAAAGATGCTGCGCGCCCCAGAGGAGTTACATCTTGGAATTCTGG gtCCTGTGCTGCGAGCCGAGGAAAAGGACACCATCAGGGTGGTGTTTAAGAACAACGCACACCAACCCTTCAGCATGCAACCGCATGGCGTCCAGTACAGCGTGGAACAGGATGGGACTCTCTACCACAATGAACTGGAAG AGTCCCACACAGAGAAAACGCTGCGTGAGCTGAAGAAGGAACCAAGTGAGCTAAACCCTGAATTTCTAGTCTTCGCAATAACAAAActatttcagttttatattaATAATTCTCTGCCTTTATATAAATGTTTGCATCTAGGAGTGGTGACCCCTCTCCCAGCTGCCATGGTCCAACCCGGGAAGGTTCACACCTACGAGTGGACGGTGCCAGTGGGTGCTGGTCCAGTAGAAGGGGAGGCCGACTGTCTCACCTATATGTACTACTCTGGAGTGGACCCCATAAAAGACACCAATTCTGGACTGGTTGGACCGCTCCTCGTCTGTAGACCTGGATCTCTGGCGAAAGGAGCACAG AAACACTATAATAAAGAGTTCCACCTCATGGCCACAGTGTTTGATGAGAACCTCAGCTGGTATCTGGATGACAACATTAAGGACTTCACCACTGCTCCTGCTACTGTTGACAAGGATGATGAGACGTTTCAAGACAGCAACATGATGCACG CCATCAATGGGTTCATTTACAGTAACCTCCCGAATCTAACGATGTGTAAAGGGGATAAAGTATCGTGGCACCTGTCGGGTTTAGGGTCAGAGAACGACATCAATAGTCTGTACTTCCAGGGAAACCGCTTCATCTACCGCCAGAACAGACGTGACTCCATCAGCGTCTTGCCTCACATCTCACACACCGTCACCATGGAGCCGGACACCATTG GTCATTTTGAAGTTGTCTCACCCATGGTGAAGAATTACAACGGTGGAATGAGAGCTAACTACACGGTAGACAGGTGCTGCCGCTTCGACAGTAACTGGGAGACCATGATCCACTCAAAAACCTACTACATCGCTGCCATGGAAACGGACTGGGACTACTCTCCAAACCGCACCTGGGAAGAAGAGATGTTCCGCGGCCAGGAGAA TCCTGCTACTGAGTTCCTGGACAAGGAGGGTGGGTTTATAGGCTCTCGCTATAAAAAGGTGGTCTACCGCCAGTTCACCAATGATAAGTTCACCACGCCGATGGAGAGAACACCTGATATGGAACACCTCGGCATTATGG GTCCGATGATTCACGTCAATGTGGGAGTCAAGGTCAAGGTGGTTTTTAAAAACATGGCATTCAGGCCCTATTCCATCCACGCCCACGGCGTCAAAACACTCACATCTGAGGTCTACCAGACCAAACCAG gtgagactcacACCTACGATTGGTACATCACAAAAAACACAGGACCCACCACAAATCAAGAGGGGTGCTCTGTGTCGGCGTACTACTCCACTGTTGATGTTGTCAAG GACCTATACAGTGGTCTAGTTGGCCCATTGGTGATTTGTAGCTCTACTTGGTCACG TATGTTAAATCTGAGGGAGAAAGTTGAAGAGTTTGCGCTGCTTTTCCTGGTTTTTGATGAGAACGAGAGCTG GTATCTGGatcaaaatattgaaaaacACATCCAGAACCCTCCTGCAgagctgaaagaaaatgaaactttcATAGAGAGCAACAAGATGCACG CCATTAACGGGTACATGTATGCAAACCTGAATGGACTGAACATGAAGGCGGGAGATAAAATCTACTGGCACCTGATAGGAATGGGCAATAATGTGGACTTACACACCGTACACTGGCATGGGCACAGCGTGGAATATAAa CTGGGTGGAGATCCGCATCGCACTGATGTGTTTGATCTGTTTCCAGCCACCTTCCAG ACAGTAAAGATGCGTCCTCTGTATCCTGGTTCCTGGCTCCTCCACTGCCACGTCACTGATCATATTAAAGGAGGCATGGAGGCGATCTACACTGTTACTGAAAAGA aaaagaagaagacaatctTTGGCTGA
- the LOC137598441 gene encoding glutathione hydrolase-like YwrD proenzyme: protein MDTDLTFSSRRSPVVCSHGCVASTQPLASNIGLDILKRGGNAADAAVAMAAALAVTEPASTGPGGDAFCLFYNGETGEIRGINGSGRSPRAQTLDFLEGCGYTAQAPPSPFDALNITVPGAPACWCDTIQLFGSQKLSLQEVLSGAVDLAEGGFPVAEVASYQWTRGAAALRDAGKELGGDLLINGHAPKSGQIFRNPSLARTLKELGGRGKSAFYQGRVAQAIVDVIEQNGGVMTLDDLSSHQSEVISPLSTEYKGVRLWETPPNSQGLVALLLLNILENFPLKAVGHNSSDYIHVLVEAVRLAMKDASSYLGDPEHVTIPVETLLEKNYSRQRAQHISMDRTIQQVEPGLPTGSDTVYFCVIDSQGNACSFVNSTYMGFGTGLVPKDCGFSLQNRGANFTLLRNHFNCVAGGKRPFHTIIPALLTESAPKSQKPQLLATLGVMGGFMQPQGHVQVFLNMLEFGMNPQQALDAPRVYVHYDQKAEDWSVHLEEGVDQQVAKDLRKRGHKVIGPITGHDRAMFGRGQIITVGDWWNPDVNQVDHPTTVLWAGSDPRGDGCAQGY from the exons ATGGACACCGACCTAACCTTCTCCTCACGTCGGTCCCCCGTGGTTTGTTCACACGGCTGCGTGGCTTCCACTCAGCCGCTGGCTTCAAACATAGGACTGG ACATCCTAAAGCGTGGTGGCAATGCTGCAGATGCTGCGGTTGCCATGGCAGCAGCGCTGGCGGTAACAGAGCCAGCCAGCACCGGTCCTGGTGGGGACGCTTTCTGCTTGTTCTACAATGGAGAAACTGGAGAGATCAGAGGAATTAATGGCAG tGGTCGATCGCCCAGAGCTCAGACCTTGGACTTCCTGGAAGGATGCGGTTACACTGCGCAGGCCCCTCCTTCCCCTTTTGATGCCTTAAATATCACAGTACCAGGGGCCCCTGCATGCTGGTGTGATACCATACAGCTGTTTGGTAGTCAAAAG CTGTCTTTGCAGGAGGTGTTGAGCGGGGCTGTGGATCTTGCAGAAGGAGGGTTTCCTGTGGCAGAGGTGGCATCTTACCAATGGACGAGGGGGGCGGCTGCTCTGAGGGATGCTGGGAAGGAACTGGGTGGAGACCTGCTGATTAATGGTCATGCACCTAAATCTGGACAAATATTCAGAAACCCTTCGTTAGCCCGGACTTTGAAG GAGCTGGGTGGGCGGGGCAAATCAGCTTTCTACCAGGGCAGAGTGGCCCAAGCGATCGTCGACGTCATCGAGCAAAACGGAGGAGTCATGACTCTGGATGACCTCAGCAGTCATCAGAGTGAGGTCATCAGCCCTTTAAGCACAGAATACAAG GGTGTGCGTCTATGGGAGACTCCCCCTAACAGTCAGGGTTTGGTTGCTTTGCTGCTGCTCAACATCCTGGAGAACTTCCCTCTCAAAG ctgttgGCCATAACAGCTCTGACTACATCCATGTACTGGTGGAAGCTGTCCGTCTGGCAATGAAAGATGCTTCTAGTTACCTTGGCGACCCGGAGCATGTGACCATCCCTGTGGAAACCTTACTGGAGAAGAACTACAGCCGCCAGCGAGCGCAACATATCAGcatggacag GACTATACAACAAGTGGAGCCCGGTTTgccgacaggaagtgacaccGTCTACTTCTGTGTGATCGACAGTCAGGGAAACGCCTGCTCATTTGTCAACAGCACATATATGGGCTTTGGAACTGGGCTGGTCCCGAAGGATTGTGGATTCTCTCTGCAG AATCGCGGGGCCAACTTTACTCTCCTTCGTAACCACTTCAACTGTGTTGCTGGGGGAAAGCGTCCGTTTCACACCATCATACCTGCGCTTCTCACCGAATCTGCACCCAAGTCACAAAAACCACAGCTCCTCGCTACACTGGGGGTGATGGGGGGTTTTATGCAACCACAAGGACATGTCCAG GTGTTCTTGAACATGTTGGAGTTTGGGATGAATCCTCAACAGGCTCTGGATGCACCAAGAGTTTATGTGCATTATGACCAGAAAG CTGAGGATTGGTCGGTGCATTTGGAGGAGGGGGTCGACCAGCAGGTAGCCAAGGACCTCAGAAAAAGGGGCCACAAGGTCATCGGGCCAATCACGG GCCACGATAGAGCCATGTTTGGGAGAGGGCAGATCATCACAGTGGGGGATTGGTGGAACCCAGATGTCAATCAAGTTGATCATCCAACCACAGTGCTGTGGGCAGGGTCAGACCCAAGAGGGGATGGATGCGCTCAAGGCTACTAG